A window from Mya arenaria isolate MELC-2E11 chromosome 9, ASM2691426v1 encodes these proteins:
- the LOC128245530 gene encoding G2/M phase-specific E3 ubiquitin-protein ligase-like, which translates to MGEDYGGPRREFFRLSLKELMNSSLFDGQEGQKYFSHDVTSLDEGKYRLAGRLVALSLAQDGPGLHSLSTTLYDLMTGLDPDMSSAIVPEDIQHMITQIKEVDNDTKRDKFLTEYMDWFIDRGFNDIYRMILNEKVRLIQMMMKHYIFYRTLAETTEFTRGLNDVGHLWEVVTRHRELFKPIFCHKPTGLTKDVVYGLCKIEFSEPGSNARKMEDETIYSWEVVLQDIQDENVPLTLEDLLVFMTGADQIPLCGFDRKIEIMFYDQEDGVTRLPSVSTCGLQMWLPRGVGEPDTLSSFIQTDVKGFHKM; encoded by the exons ATGGGGGAAGATTATGGAGGCCCTCGGCGGGAATTTTTTAG GCTTTCCTTGAAGGAATTAATGAATTCCTCTTTATTTGATGGGCAAGAAGGCCAAAAGTATTTCTCACACGATGTAACAAGTTTGGATGAAGGAAAGTACAGACTAGCAGGGAGATTGGTAGCATTGTCACTTGCACAAGATGGTCCAGGTTTACATAGTCTTAGTACTACCCTGTATGATCTCATGACAGGCTTGGACCCAGATATGTCATCGGCCATTGTTCCAGAAGATATACAACATATGATTACACAg ATCAAAGAAGTTGACAATGACACAAAGAGGGACAAATTCCTTACTGAATACATGGACTGGTTCATTGACAGGGGTTTCAATGACATTTACCGAATGATTCTGAATGAGAAAGTCCGCCTTATTCAAATGATGATGAAGCACTACATATTCTACAG GACATTGGCAGAAACCACAGAGTTTACACGTGGGCTAAATGATGTTGGACACCTGTGGGAAGTAGTCACAAGACATAGAGAATTGTTCAAGCCCATATTTTGTCATAAGCCTACTGGACTGACCAAAGATGTGGTTTATGGTCTTTGTAAGATAGAGTTCTCTGAACCAGGGTCTAATGCCAGAAAAATGGAGGATGAAACTATCTACAGTTGGGAAGTCGTTCTGCAAGATATCCAAg aTGAAAACGTACCTTTAACATTGGAAGATTTGCTGGTATTCATGACTGGAGCAGATCAAATTCCACTTTGTGGCTTTGACAGAAAGATAGAAATTATGTTCTATGATCAGGAAGATGGAGTGACAAGACTACCCAGTGTTTCAACATGTGGCCTGCAGATGTGGCTTCCAAGAGGAGTTGGAGAGCCAGATACCTTATCATCTTTCATTCAAACTGATGTCAAGGGATTCCATAAAATGTAG